A window of the Flavobacterium sangjuense genome harbors these coding sequences:
- a CDS encoding gliding motility-associated protein GldE — protein sequence MDPEPSTNFLATIDTNLLFGTIAIAFFLFCSAMVSAAEVALFSLTQQDLNTLSEKDASKANLISKLLQRPKKLLATILVANNFSHIGVVIIFSFIGNSLFEAITSPILKFIVEVILITFLILLFGEVLPKIYASRNNVRFSKFVANPMSILDKLLSPISLPMRAVSIYLHEKLGKQKSNISVDQLSQALGLTSTEDTTTEEQKILEGIVSFGNTDTKQVMSPRIDIFALEMEETFAEIYQKIVDKGYSRIPVYRESIDHIEGVLFVKDLIPHINKKEFDWNKLIREPFFVPENKKLDDLLKEFQSKKSHLAIVVDEYGGTSGLVSLEDVIEEIVGDISDEFDDENLNFSQIDDKNFLFEGKINLKDFYRIVDVDEEVFESSKGEAETLAGFILEILGNFPKKGQKIHFSNVRFTIEAVDKKRIKQLKVTLE from the coding sequence TTGGACCCGGAGCCCAGTACTAATTTCTTAGCAACTATTGACACCAACTTGCTTTTTGGAACTATAGCTATTGCATTTTTTTTATTTTGCTCTGCCATGGTTTCTGCTGCAGAAGTAGCACTTTTTTCGCTTACACAACAAGACCTAAACACTTTATCAGAGAAAGATGCTTCAAAAGCAAACCTAATTTCGAAATTACTGCAACGACCAAAGAAACTTTTAGCAACCATATTGGTAGCAAATAATTTCAGTCACATTGGCGTCGTGATAATTTTCTCTTTTATTGGGAATTCCCTTTTTGAAGCTATTACTTCTCCAATCCTAAAGTTTATTGTTGAGGTAATACTCATAACCTTTCTTATTCTTTTATTTGGCGAAGTGTTGCCAAAAATTTACGCCAGCCGAAACAATGTCCGATTCTCAAAGTTTGTTGCCAATCCGATGTCGATACTAGACAAACTGCTTTCGCCAATTAGTTTGCCTATGCGAGCTGTGAGCATCTATTTGCATGAGAAATTAGGAAAGCAAAAATCAAACATTTCGGTAGATCAATTGTCGCAGGCATTAGGGTTAACGTCAACAGAAGACACGACTACCGAAGAACAAAAAATACTAGAAGGCATAGTTTCGTTTGGAAATACAGACACAAAGCAGGTAATGAGTCCGAGAATTGATATTTTTGCACTCGAAATGGAAGAAACTTTTGCCGAGATTTATCAAAAGATAGTCGACAAAGGCTATTCCAGGATTCCGGTTTACAGAGAAAGCATTGATCATATTGAAGGCGTTTTGTTTGTAAAAGATTTGATTCCGCATATCAATAAAAAGGAATTCGACTGGAACAAATTGATACGAGAACCCTTTTTTGTTCCTGAGAACAAAAAGCTGGACGATTTGTTAAAAGAATTCCAAAGTAAAAAAAGTCACTTAGCCATTGTGGTTGATGAATATGGTGGGACTTCGGGTTTGGTTTCGTTGGAAGATGTAATCGAAGAAATTGTTGGCGATATTTCGGATGAGTTTGATGATGAAAATTTGAATTTCTCCCAAATTGACGACAAGAATTTCCTGTTTGAAGGAAAAATAAACCTCAAGGATTTTTACAGAATAGTTGATGTTGATGAAGAAGTATTTGAAAGCAGTAAAGGTGAAGCTGAAACATTGGCCGGATTTATATTAGAAATTTTAGGTAATTTCCCCAAAAAAGGACAGAAAATCCATTTTTCAAATGTGCGTTTCACCATTGAAGCTGTCGATAAGAAAAGAATAAAACAATTAAAAGTAACTCTCGAATAA
- a CDS encoding single-stranded DNA-binding protein, whose translation MNGTLNKVMLIGHLGDEVKMHYFDGGNCIGRFPLATNEVYINKQTNEKITSTEWHNLVVRNKAAEICEKYLSKGDKIYVEGRIKSRQWQAEDGTTKYTTEIQVTEFTFLTTKKEVDGLKTTQNAEPKGSNFEAPSPAAPENDLPF comes from the coding sequence ATGAATGGTACCTTAAATAAAGTAATGTTAATTGGTCATCTTGGTGACGAAGTAAAGATGCATTATTTTGATGGCGGGAATTGCATTGGCCGCTTTCCTTTGGCAACCAACGAAGTCTATATCAACAAACAAACTAACGAAAAAATCACCTCTACCGAGTGGCACAATTTAGTAGTGCGAAATAAAGCCGCCGAAATTTGCGAAAAGTATTTATCAAAAGGTGATAAAATATATGTGGAAGGCAGAATAAAATCGCGCCAATGGCAAGCCGAAGACGGGACAACAAAATATACTACCGAAATACAAGTTACCGAATTTACATTTTTGACTACCAAAAAAGAAGTTGACGGACTAAAAACAACACAAAATGCAGAACCAAAAGGAAGTAATTTTGAAGCACCAAGTCCGGCAGCTCCCGAAAACGATTTGCCGTTCTGA
- the mutY gene encoding A/G-specific adenine glycosylase, whose protein sequence is MNFPKVLIQWYLQNKRDLPWRNDTNPYTIWLSEIMLQQTRVAQGLPYFLRFTESFPTVFDLANADEEDVLKLWQGLGYYSRARNLHKTAKQIAFELNGEFPKTYSALLHLKGIGEYTAGAIASFAYNENVPVVDGNVYRVLSRYFDVETDIASAGAKKEFTQLAVALLPKGQANLFNQAIMEFGALQCVPKNPDCGNCVFNGSCLALQKKKVTQLPVKSKKTKVSKRYFNYLVFSDEHNKTIISKRTQKGIWHNLYEFPLLETETAESDIAILELIQNQNFVKNQILEIQLCNSEGIVHKLSHQHLTIKFWQIKVAGTLDSGMDCESASKFPFPIVIYNFIEKEWL, encoded by the coding sequence ATGAATTTTCCTAAAGTACTTATTCAATGGTATTTACAAAACAAACGTGATTTGCCATGGCGCAATGACACGAATCCGTACACGATTTGGCTTTCAGAAATTATGCTTCAACAAACAAGGGTTGCGCAAGGATTGCCTTATTTTTTGCGTTTTACAGAATCATTTCCAACGGTTTTTGATTTGGCTAATGCCGATGAAGAAGATGTGCTAAAATTGTGGCAGGGTTTGGGCTATTATTCAAGAGCCAGGAATCTGCATAAAACAGCCAAACAAATTGCCTTTGAACTTAACGGAGAATTTCCAAAAACTTATTCAGCCTTATTACATTTAAAAGGAATTGGTGAATACACCGCGGGCGCAATCGCATCATTTGCTTATAACGAAAATGTTCCTGTAGTTGATGGAAATGTGTATAGAGTCTTGTCGCGCTATTTTGATGTGGAAACCGATATAGCTTCGGCTGGAGCCAAAAAAGAGTTTACGCAATTAGCAGTAGCATTATTGCCAAAAGGACAAGCTAATTTATTCAACCAAGCTATAATGGAATTTGGTGCTTTGCAATGTGTGCCCAAAAATCCGGATTGTGGCAATTGCGTTTTTAATGGTAGTTGTTTGGCTCTGCAAAAGAAAAAAGTAACGCAGCTTCCGGTAAAATCTAAAAAAACTAAAGTAAGCAAACGCTATTTTAATTATTTGGTTTTTTCGGATGAGCATAACAAAACCATTATTAGCAAGCGAACGCAAAAAGGCATTTGGCACAATCTATATGAGTTTCCATTGCTTGAAACAGAAACAGCAGAAAGCGATATCGCAATTTTGGAGTTGATTCAAAATCAAAATTTTGTAAAAAACCAAATTCTTGAAATACAATTATGCAATTCGGAAGGTATTGTTCACAAACTTTCGCACCAACATCTGACAATAAAATTCTGGCAAATTAAGGTAGCAGGAACGCTTGATAGCGGAATGGATTGTGAATCAGCTTCTAAATTCCCTTTTCCAATTGTGATTTATAATTTTATTGAAAAAGAATGGCTTTGA
- a CDS encoding HU family DNA-binding protein, whose translation MTKADIVAKISERKGLEKGDVQAVVEAFMEEVKSSLETGDNVYLRGFGSFIIKTRAEKTGRNISKNTTIKIPAHNIPAFKPAKVFVESIKTNTEVAV comes from the coding sequence ATGACGAAAGCAGATATCGTAGCAAAGATTTCAGAAAGAAAAGGACTTGAAAAAGGAGATGTTCAAGCAGTAGTTGAAGCGTTTATGGAAGAAGTAAAATCTTCTTTAGAAACTGGAGACAATGTTTATTTAAGAGGTTTTGGTAGCTTCATTATCAAAACTAGAGCTGAAAAAACTGGAAGAAACATTTCAAAAAATACGACAATCAAAATTCCAGCACACAACATACCTGCATTCAAACCTGCAAAAGTATTTGTAGAATCAATAAAAACCAATACTGAAGTAGCAGTATAA
- a CDS encoding Rne/Rng family ribonuclease: MNKELIIRSSDDAVDFALLKDGKLIELHKEKETSNFQVGDIFIAKIRKPVAGLNAAFVNVGYEKDAFLHYHDLGPSFASYLKFIKLVSAGKLKDFSLKNFQFEKEIDKDGAVADILNANQSILVQVVKEPISTKGPRISCELSFAGRFLVLVPFSDRVSVSQKIESKEEKDRLKKLVQSIKQRGFGVIVRTVAEGKNIAELEKDLQNLMNRWTAMSKKLPTAHHPSKVLGELNKASSILRDVFNDTFTSIQIDDEELYQETKDYLAEIAPEKQKIVKFYQSKDTPLFEKYHIERQIKTSFGRTVSMSKGAYLIIEHTEALHVIDVNSGNRSNKANNQEDTALEVNMIAAAEIARQLRLRDMGGIIVVDFIDMKDPDNRQVLFNFLREEMSDDKAKHKILPPSKFGLVQITRQRVRPEVNIETREENPNNLAGDIDAPIQIIDKIGFSLEKIIKGHKKVTLNVHPFVAAYLKKGFPSLRSKWFFEHKKWVKIIPRDAYTYLEYHFFDEKGKEISEK, translated from the coding sequence GTGAATAAAGAACTAATCATTAGATCTAGTGATGACGCTGTAGATTTTGCCTTATTAAAAGATGGAAAACTAATTGAATTACACAAAGAAAAAGAAACAAGCAACTTCCAGGTTGGCGATATTTTTATTGCCAAAATAAGGAAACCCGTTGCCGGATTAAACGCTGCTTTTGTAAATGTAGGCTATGAAAAAGACGCCTTTTTACATTATCACGATTTGGGTCCAAGTTTCGCTTCTTATTTGAAATTCATAAAACTTGTAAGCGCAGGTAAACTAAAAGATTTCTCCCTAAAAAACTTCCAGTTTGAGAAAGAAATTGACAAGGATGGTGCAGTAGCAGACATACTAAATGCCAATCAGTCAATATTAGTACAAGTAGTAAAAGAACCTATTTCTACAAAAGGTCCGAGAATAAGCTGTGAGCTTTCATTCGCGGGTCGATTTTTAGTTTTAGTGCCTTTTTCAGATCGCGTTTCTGTTTCACAAAAAATAGAATCCAAAGAAGAAAAAGACCGTCTTAAAAAACTAGTACAATCTATCAAACAAAGAGGTTTTGGTGTTATTGTGAGAACAGTAGCAGAAGGCAAAAACATCGCCGAATTAGAAAAAGACTTGCAGAACTTAATGAATAGATGGACTGCAATGAGTAAAAAATTACCAACCGCACATCATCCATCCAAAGTGTTAGGAGAGCTTAACAAAGCTTCTTCGATACTTAGAGATGTATTCAACGATACTTTTACCAGTATTCAAATTGATGATGAAGAGTTGTACCAAGAAACAAAGGACTATTTAGCCGAAATAGCTCCGGAGAAACAAAAAATTGTTAAATTTTATCAATCGAAAGACACGCCATTGTTTGAAAAATACCATATCGAAAGACAAATAAAAACCTCTTTCGGACGAACAGTATCCATGAGTAAAGGCGCTTATTTGATTATAGAACACACTGAAGCTTTACACGTTATCGACGTGAACAGCGGAAACCGTTCTAACAAAGCCAACAATCAGGAAGATACTGCTCTGGAAGTAAATATGATCGCCGCAGCAGAAATCGCAAGACAATTACGTCTTCGTGATATGGGCGGAATCATCGTAGTCGATTTTATCGACATGAAAGATCCAGACAATCGCCAAGTGTTGTTCAACTTCCTTAGAGAAGAAATGAGCGATGATAAAGCCAAACACAAAATCTTACCGCCAAGTAAATTTGGATTAGTCCAAATTACAAGACAAAGAGTAAGACCAGAAGTAAATATTGAAACAAGAGAAGAAAATCCAAATAATCTGGCAGGCGATATAGATGCGCCGATTCAAATTATAGATAAAATTGGTTTCTCTCTTGAAAAAATTATCAAAGGCCATAAAAAAGTAACACTTAATGTGCATCCTTTTGTGGCAGCATACCTTAAAAAAGGTTTTCCATCATTACGTTCAAAATGGTTTTTTGAACATAAAAAGTGGGTGAAAATCATACCTCGTGACGCTTACACGTATTTGGAATATCATTTCTTTGATGAAAAAGGAAAAGAGATTTCAGAAAAATAA
- a CDS encoding DUF7619 domain-containing protein has protein sequence MKKLYSLLILVFTVVVGNAQIVTIPDANFKAKLIDLGVDSNNDGNIQTLEAEAISNLNLFNSNISDLTGISSFINLQTLNCIQNQLITLEISNMYSLQSLSCGSNSIVSLNLTGLPSLTFFSCTDNTSLTSLTINSMLNLQTVNAYNCSLTSVSIINVPNLNDVYLYNNQLSSININSPSLIILSLNNNNFTNFTSTNLPNLKTLHITNNPLVSFDIINKAIFNNFACDNTYLTALDFYEFPQLGSLRCENISSLTSINIKNGRNETTFQFSNCPNLEYICADNGQITSITNRIALYGYTNCHVNAYCSFVPGGTFYTIQGNNRFDSNNNGCDADDINYPNLRLSFTSGSIFSALIPDTSGAYHYDVQAGTQTFTPVLENPTYFTVSPISANVTFPTSASPFTQNFCVSANGTHNDLEITLFPIGPARPGADAKYKIIYKNKGTTTQSGVVSLDYYDPIEDLVISSPNFDSQSTNTLNWNFSNLLPFERREILVIFNLNSPTDTPPVNAGNGIGYTATITGATDETPNDNTSFLDQTVVNSLDPNDKTCIEGAWLPYYEVGKYLHYIIRFENSGTANAENIVVKDIIDTSKLDIGTLIPLSGSHRFETKISSTNKVEFIFQNINLPFDDANNDGYIAFKIKSLPAVVSGDLIINSANIYFDYNAPITTNTNTINIYNPLSTPDFEFSSVYTLAPIPAKNYLTLTTKQKVVITSVNIYNTLGQLVQVITNPTETFDISNLKTGSYFIKIISDKGIVSSKFIKE, from the coding sequence ATGAAGAAACTATACTCTCTTTTGATTTTAGTGTTTACGGTAGTAGTTGGTAATGCGCAAATTGTGACTATACCGGATGCGAATTTTAAGGCGAAGTTGATTGATCTTGGTGTAGACTCCAATAATGACGGAAATATTCAAACGCTCGAAGCTGAAGCGATTTCAAATTTAAACTTGTTTAATTCAAATATTTCAGATTTAACCGGCATATCATCTTTTATTAATCTTCAAACTTTAAATTGTATACAGAATCAGTTAATAACACTTGAAATCAGCAACATGTATAGTCTACAAAGTTTAAGTTGTGGTTCAAATTCAATTGTTTCATTGAACTTAACAGGTTTACCGAGTCTTACTTTTTTTAGTTGTACTGACAATACCTCTTTAACCAGTCTAACAATAAATAGTATGCTTAACTTACAAACAGTAAATGCTTATAATTGTTCTCTCACATCAGTATCTATTATAAATGTCCCAAATTTAAATGATGTTTACTTATACAATAACCAGTTATCATCAATCAATATCAATAGTCCTAGTTTAATTATACTATCGTTGAACAATAACAATTTTACTAATTTTACATCCACCAATCTTCCAAATTTAAAAACACTACATATTACGAATAATCCTTTAGTTTCTTTTGATATCATCAATAAGGCTATCTTCAATAATTTTGCCTGTGATAACACTTACTTAACTGCTTTAGATTTTTATGAATTTCCTCAATTAGGTTCCTTACGGTGTGAAAATATTTCGTCACTAACTTCAATCAATATCAAAAATGGGAGAAATGAAACAACTTTTCAGTTTTCTAATTGTCCTAATCTGGAATATATTTGTGCTGATAATGGTCAAATTACTAGCATTACAAATCGAATAGCACTTTATGGCTATACCAACTGTCATGTAAATGCATACTGTAGCTTTGTTCCAGGCGGAACTTTTTATACTATTCAGGGAAATAACCGTTTTGACAGTAATAACAATGGTTGTGATGCGGATGATATTAATTATCCTAATTTAAGATTATCTTTCACAAGCGGAAGTATATTTTCTGCTTTAATACCAGATACTTCAGGAGCTTATCATTATGATGTTCAAGCTGGCACGCAGACCTTTACGCCTGTTTTGGAAAACCCAACTTATTTTACAGTTTCACCAATATCGGCAAACGTAACTTTTCCAACATCGGCAAGTCCATTTACCCAAAACTTCTGCGTTAGTGCGAATGGTACACACAATGATTTAGAGATTACATTATTTCCAATCGGTCCTGCTAGACCTGGTGCTGATGCGAAATATAAAATCATTTATAAAAATAAAGGGACAACAACTCAGAGCGGTGTTGTATCGCTTGATTACTATGACCCTATTGAAGATTTAGTCATTTCGAGTCCAAATTTTGACAGTCAGTCGACTAATACTCTAAACTGGAATTTCAGTAATTTACTCCCATTTGAGAGAAGGGAAATCTTAGTGATTTTCAATCTTAATTCACCTACTGACACCCCACCTGTAAATGCAGGAAATGGAATCGGGTATACTGCTACCATTACCGGAGCTACCGATGAAACTCCTAATGATAATACCTCATTCCTAGATCAAACGGTAGTGAATTCTTTAGACCCGAATGACAAGACTTGTATAGAAGGTGCCTGGCTCCCTTATTATGAAGTTGGAAAGTATTTACATTACATTATCCGTTTTGAAAATTCAGGAACGGCTAATGCTGAGAATATTGTCGTCAAAGATATAATCGACACCTCAAAACTAGACATCGGTACTTTAATTCCTTTGAGTGGCAGCCATCGTTTCGAAACTAAAATTTCATCAACAAACAAGGTTGAATTTATCTTCCAAAATATTAATCTGCCTTTTGATGATGCTAACAATGACGGTTATATTGCATTCAAAATCAAATCACTACCAGCAGTCGTGAGTGGAGATCTAATCATTAATTCAGCAAACATTTATTTTGATTATAATGCCCCAATTACAACAAATACAAATACCATAAATATTTACAATCCATTGTCAACTCCTGATTTTGAATTTAGCAGTGTTTATACTCTTGCTCCAATTCCAGCCAAAAACTATTTAACTCTTACAACCAAACAAAAAGTTGTAATAACTTCAGTAAATATTTATAACACCCTTGGCCAATTAGTTCAAGTAATCACCAACCCAACGGAAACATTTGATATTTCAAATTTAAAAACAGGAAGCTACTTTATTAAGATTATAAGCGATAAAGGAATAGTAAGTTCAAAATTTATTAAGGAATAA
- a CDS encoding SIMPL domain-containing protein, which yields MEKIKSSIIIGVAIIITAWILGKSFQDRNKNLDSISVIGLGTKDFVSDEILWSGSFTTTSFDIKTAYNKIVSDQKIVSEFFLSKGFKEGEFSFGAVNFQKKFREVRSEGADSQTRYEQVFDGYVATQTISFSAKKNLDLMKRIEEVSSKTSELVNSGIELSSNSIQYTFSDLPSLKQSLIEKATKDANERAAKIVKTADGDLGKLKRASMGVFQITGQGSTEDDSYGGINDTYSKNKTARITVRLEYELD from the coding sequence ATGGAAAAAATTAAATCTTCGATAATTATTGGTGTTGCTATAATTATCACCGCTTGGATTTTAGGAAAATCATTTCAGGACAGAAACAAAAATTTAGATTCAATCAGTGTAATTGGATTGGGGACAAAAGATTTTGTTTCGGATGAAATTCTTTGGTCGGGAAGTTTTACGACGACTAGTTTTGATATCAAAACTGCGTATAACAAGATTGTTTCTGACCAGAAAATAGTTTCAGAATTCTTTTTGAGTAAAGGTTTTAAGGAAGGAGAATTTAGTTTTGGAGCAGTAAATTTTCAGAAAAAATTTAGAGAAGTGCGAAGTGAAGGAGCTGATAGTCAAACGCGTTACGAGCAAGTTTTTGATGGTTATGTAGCGACACAGACGATTTCATTTTCGGCAAAAAAGAATCTCGATTTAATGAAACGAATAGAAGAAGTGTCGAGCAAAACGTCTGAATTAGTAAATTCGGGAATTGAATTATCATCAAACAGTATTCAGTACACCTTTTCAGATTTGCCAAGTTTAAAGCAAAGCCTGATTGAAAAAGCTACTAAAGACGCTAATGAACGAGCGGCTAAAATTGTAAAAACGGCAGATGGTGATTTAGGAAAATTAAAAAGAGCCAGTATGGGCGTTTTCCAAATTACAGGACAAGGTTCTACAGAAGATGACAGCTATGGTGGAATTAACGATACGTATAGTAAGAATAAGACGGCTAGAATTACAGTAAGGCTCGAATATGAATTAGACTAA
- a CDS encoding nucleoside deaminase: protein MENPFTDEYFMKKALQEAELAFEKGEIPVGAVIVIDNKIIARTHNLTEMLNDVTAHAEMQAITSAANFIGGKYLKGCTLYVTLEPCQMCAGALYWSQISKIVFGASDDQRGYQNLGTTIHPKTQVIQGVLAKECSDLMLRFFAAKRK from the coding sequence ATGGAAAACCCTTTCACCGACGAATACTTTATGAAGAAAGCTTTGCAGGAAGCTGAACTCGCTTTTGAAAAAGGTGAAATTCCCGTTGGTGCCGTGATAGTAATCGATAATAAAATCATAGCGAGAACCCATAATCTTACCGAAATGCTCAATGATGTTACGGCTCATGCCGAAATGCAGGCCATTACTTCGGCTGCGAATTTCATCGGTGGGAAATACCTAAAAGGATGCACACTTTATGTGACTTTGGAACCTTGCCAAATGTGCGCCGGCGCGTTGTATTGGAGTCAGATTTCAAAAATTGTTTTTGGTGCTTCCGATGACCAACGCGGTTACCAGAATTTAGGCACGACTATTCATCCAAAAACTCAGGTAATTCAAGGTGTTTTAGCAAAGGAATGTTCGGATTTAATGCTTCGGTTTTTTGCTGCCAAAAGAAAATAA
- a CDS encoding 1-deoxy-D-xylulose-5-phosphate synthase produces MSKKLLEHIVNPTDLRKLDVSQLPQLAKELRDFIIDIVSVKEGHLGASLGVVELTIALHYVFDTPNDLLVWDVGHQAYGHKILTERRKKFDTNRQLGGISGFPKRSESVYDTFGVGHSSTAISAALGMAIASQLKGENKHHIAVVGDASIASGMAFEGLNHAGVTDANLLIILNDNAIGIDPSVGALKNYLTAVKDGKNPKQNNIIKSLNIDYSGPIDGHDVNGLIAELERLKKVKGPKFLHIVTTKGKGLQQAEADQVKYHAPGKFDAATGEIHKKSEENLPPKFQDVFGLTLVELAKNNPKIIGITPAMPSGSSMKFMMDAFPKRAIDVGIAEQHAVTLSAGMATQGMVVFCNIYSTFLQRAFDQVIHDVALQNLPVIFCLDRAGLVGEDGATHHGVFDLAYLRCIPNMIIYAPKDETELQNILYTASLGLKNPIAIRYPRGRGKNADWKFPSDFQKIDIGKSKKLKKGKNVAILSTGTIADNVTQALNGIEDDGHFAHYHFGFVKPLDEKKLHKICDKFSTIITVEDGVTTGGFGSAVLEFSAKNDYVNEIFLCGVPDYFIEHGTVDELQQFCNIDVDGLRSLFSGLLEEEEQDED; encoded by the coding sequence ATGTCAAAAAAATTGCTCGAACATATTGTCAATCCAACTGATTTACGAAAATTAGACGTCTCGCAATTGCCACAACTGGCAAAAGAATTGCGTGACTTTATCATTGATATCGTTTCTGTAAAAGAAGGCCATCTTGGCGCATCGCTTGGTGTTGTCGAATTGACGATTGCATTGCATTATGTTTTTGACACGCCAAATGATTTGCTCGTTTGGGATGTTGGTCATCAGGCATACGGACATAAAATCTTAACCGAGCGCAGAAAAAAGTTTGACACCAACAGACAGCTTGGAGGAATTTCGGGATTTCCGAAACGCAGCGAAAGTGTTTATGATACTTTCGGAGTTGGACATTCTTCTACCGCTATTTCGGCTGCATTGGGAATGGCGATTGCGTCACAGCTCAAAGGCGAAAATAAACATCATATTGCGGTCGTTGGTGATGCATCTATTGCGAGCGGAATGGCGTTTGAAGGTTTGAATCATGCCGGTGTTACCGATGCTAATTTGTTAATCATTTTAAATGATAACGCTATCGGAATTGACCCAAGTGTTGGTGCGTTGAAAAACTATCTGACGGCTGTAAAAGACGGAAAAAATCCAAAACAAAACAATATAATTAAGTCGTTGAATATTGATTATTCAGGACCAATTGACGGTCATGATGTTAATGGTTTGATTGCGGAATTAGAGCGTTTGAAAAAAGTAAAAGGCCCAAAGTTTCTCCACATAGTTACCACTAAAGGTAAAGGGTTGCAACAAGCAGAAGCTGATCAGGTGAAATACCACGCGCCGGGAAAATTTGACGCGGCGACTGGTGAAATTCATAAAAAATCAGAAGAGAATTTACCTCCGAAATTTCAGGATGTTTTTGGTTTGACTTTGGTCGAATTGGCTAAAAATAATCCAAAGATTATTGGTATTACACCAGCGATGCCTAGCGGAAGTTCGATGAAATTTATGATGGACGCTTTCCCGAAAAGAGCTATTGACGTTGGTATTGCCGAGCAACATGCAGTAACACTTTCTGCTGGAATGGCAACGCAGGGAATGGTTGTTTTCTGTAACATTTATTCGACGTTTTTGCAGCGTGCGTTTGACCAAGTGATACACGATGTAGCATTACAAAACTTACCGGTAATTTTCTGTTTGGACAGAGCCGGATTAGTTGGAGAAGATGGTGCAACACATCACGGTGTTTTTGATTTGGCGTATTTACGCTGTATTCCGAATATGATTATTTATGCACCAAAAGATGAAACGGAATTACAGAATATTTTATACACAGCTTCCTTAGGATTGAAAAATCCAATTGCGATTCGTTACCCGCGTGGTAGAGGAAAAAATGCGGATTGGAAATTTCCTTCAGATTTCCAGAAAATCGATATCGGGAAATCCAAAAAACTCAAAAAAGGTAAAAATGTAGCCATTCTTTCTACGGGAACTATAGCCGATAATGTAACCCAGGCGTTAAACGGCATTGAAGATGATGGCCATTTTGCGCACTATCATTTTGGCTTCGTAAAACCTTTAGACGAAAAGAAACTCCACAAAATCTGTGATAAATTTTCGACCATTATTACGGTTGAAGATGGCGTAACTACCGGTGGTTTTGGAAGTGCGGTTTTAGAATTTTCGGCTAAAAATGATTACGTAAACGAAATCTTCCTTTGCGGTGTTCCCGATTATTTTATTGAGCATGGAACCGTTGATGAACTACAGCAATTTTGCAATATCGATGTGGATGGATTGCGTTCGCTTTTCTCAGGTTTGCTTGAGGAAGAAGAGCAAGATGAAGATTAA